Proteins from a genomic interval of Synechococcus sp. A15-28:
- the pstS gene encoding phosphate ABC transporter substrate-binding protein PstS: protein MSFAKKALLVSSVLALGAGMSASAAEKLNGAGASFPAKIYQRWFADLAKSGGPQVNYQAVGSGSGRKAFIDQTVNFGASDDPMKKKDMAKVKRGVVQIPMVGGTIAFGYNKPGCDLKLTQEQAVRVAMGKIRNWQDLGCQPGTITWVHRSDGSGTTKAFTNSMKAFSSTWTLGTGKSVKWPAGVGAKGNSGVAGVIQNRLGAIGYVNQSYIKGNVVAAALQNKSGEYLKPSVAAGARALNGIQLDKDLAGKNPNPSAKGAYPIATLTWVLAYETGNGDDAEVVQEAFNYMLSDAAQDKAPSLGFVPLKGDILAKAKAAVNKIGK, encoded by the coding sequence ATGAGCTTCGCTAAGAAGGCTCTTCTCGTCTCTTCCGTGCTTGCCCTTGGGGCTGGCATGTCCGCCTCCGCCGCTGAAAAGCTGAACGGTGCAGGCGCTTCTTTCCCCGCCAAGATCTACCAGCGTTGGTTCGCTGATCTGGCCAAGTCCGGCGGCCCTCAGGTCAACTACCAGGCTGTCGGTTCCGGCTCCGGCCGCAAGGCTTTCATCGACCAGACCGTGAACTTCGGTGCATCGGATGATCCGATGAAGAAGAAGGACATGGCCAAGGTCAAGCGTGGTGTTGTCCAGATCCCCATGGTCGGTGGCACCATCGCCTTCGGCTACAACAAGCCCGGTTGTGATCTGAAGCTCACCCAGGAGCAGGCCGTTCGTGTGGCCATGGGCAAGATCCGCAACTGGCAGGATCTTGGCTGCCAGCCCGGCACCATCACCTGGGTGCACCGTTCTGACGGCTCCGGCACCACCAAGGCTTTCACCAACTCCATGAAGGCCTTCTCCAGCACCTGGACCCTGGGCACTGGTAAGTCCGTCAAGTGGCCTGCCGGTGTTGGCGCCAAGGGCAACTCCGGTGTTGCCGGTGTGATCCAGAACCGTCTGGGCGCCATCGGTTACGTCAACCAGTCCTACATCAAGGGCAACGTCGTTGCTGCCGCTCTGCAGAACAAGTCCGGTGAATACCTGAAGCCCTCCGTGGCTGCTGGTGCCCGCGCTCTCAACGGCATTCAGCTGGATAAGGACCTGGCTGGCAAGAACCCCAACCCCTCCGCCAAGGGTGCTTACCCCATCGCCACCCTCACCTGGGTGCTGGCTTACGAGACCGGCAACGGCGACGACGCCGAGGTCGTGCAGGAAGCCTTCAACTACATGCTGAGCGACGCTGCTCAGGACAAGGCTCCTTCCCTGGGCTTCGTGCCTCTGAAGGGCGACATCCTGGCCAAGGCCAAGGCTGCTGTGAACAAGATCGGCAAGTGA
- a CDS encoding Crp/Fnr family transcriptional regulator — MVAIPSRELSPRRDGFRELLETNYQKRNLVHLTAGSVVPLLKNSIWLVVRGMVKLGAVSVHGDELLLGLAGPNEPFGEPLSAVEAYEAVALSDCDLLCLSTTEVEQSPQLAIAMMDAIGARYRQAEYMLALLGLRRVEERVRGFLEMLAQDYGQPCDDGLRLNLRLTHQEMASALSTTRVTVTRVIGLLRDEGWLKIDAQRHLVIAHLPRR, encoded by the coding sequence ATGGTTGCGATTCCCTCCCGTGAGCTCTCCCCAAGACGTGACGGTTTCAGGGAATTGCTGGAGACCAACTATCAGAAACGCAATCTTGTTCACCTGACGGCCGGAAGTGTCGTTCCGCTGCTCAAGAACAGCATCTGGCTTGTGGTTCGCGGCATGGTGAAGCTGGGTGCCGTGTCCGTTCATGGCGATGAGTTGCTGCTGGGTCTCGCCGGACCGAACGAGCCGTTCGGTGAACCCCTGAGCGCCGTTGAGGCCTATGAGGCAGTGGCCTTGAGTGATTGCGACCTTCTTTGCCTCAGCACCACCGAGGTGGAGCAGTCGCCACAGCTTGCGATCGCGATGATGGATGCCATCGGTGCCCGATATCGGCAGGCCGAATACATGCTTGCTCTGCTGGGCTTGCGCCGCGTTGAGGAGCGCGTGCGCGGTTTTCTGGAAATGCTGGCCCAGGACTATGGCCAACCTTGTGACGACGGCTTGCGACTCAATCTGCGGCTGACCCATCAGGAAATGGCCAGTGCTCTGAGCACCACTCGTGTCACTGTGACGCGCGTGATCGGTCTGCTGCGTGATGAGGGATGGCTGAAGATCGATGCTCAGCGGCATCTGGTCATCGCCCATCTGCCGCGTCGCTGA
- the msrA gene encoding peptide-methionine (S)-S-oxide reductase MsrA, with the protein MLPSWLTQRGGESSADAMHAVLGTPLRAPLMSDQEEALFACGCFWGAEKGFWRLPGVVSTAVGYAGGERVNPTYQEVCTGTTGHTEVVRVVWSTPAIDFSDLLKLFWECHDPTQGNRQGNDTGTQYRSAIYTTTDQQMSLALASKTAYQNALNQQGYGPITTEILADQTFYFAEPYHQQYLAKPGSRPYCSAMPTQAELKEFEGNNYRLPSTVWTAYDWSINHCVLRSDNAPIRLA; encoded by the coding sequence ATGCTCCCCTCCTGGTTGACCCAACGTGGTGGTGAGTCTTCGGCGGACGCGATGCATGCCGTACTCGGCACCCCCCTGAGGGCTCCATTGATGAGCGACCAGGAGGAAGCCCTGTTTGCCTGCGGATGCTTCTGGGGGGCTGAAAAGGGATTCTGGCGTCTTCCAGGCGTGGTCAGTACAGCCGTGGGCTACGCCGGTGGTGAACGTGTCAACCCGACCTATCAGGAGGTCTGCACCGGAACCACAGGGCATACCGAGGTGGTGAGAGTGGTCTGGAGCACTCCAGCCATCGACTTCAGTGATCTGCTGAAACTGTTCTGGGAATGCCATGACCCCACTCAGGGGAACCGCCAGGGAAACGACACAGGAACCCAGTACCGCTCGGCGATCTACACCACGACAGATCAGCAGATGAGCCTCGCCCTGGCCAGCAAAACGGCCTATCAGAATGCCCTGAATCAACAGGGTTACGGCCCGATCACCACGGAGATCCTGGCGGATCAGACCTTCTACTTTGCTGAGCCCTACCACCAGCAATACCTCGCCAAGCCCGGCAGTCGTCCCTATTGCTCGGCCATGCCCACCCAGGCTGAGCTGAAGGAGTTTGAGGGCAACAATTACCGCCTTCCATCAACGGTGTGGACGGCCTACGACTGGAGCATCAACCACTGTGTACTGCGCAGTGACAATGCCCCGATCCGTTTGGCCTGA
- a CDS encoding ABC transporter ATP-binding protein, translating into MAAMRLDLIGRYLRPHRRTVIFGAIALVVVNVLSVTIPMEVRRVIDELQEGFAYDSVLSQAAWIVLLATTMGAVRLLSRQLVFGVGRQVEVNLRQRLFDHMLRQEPAWVQSTGSGDVINRATSDVENIRRLLGFAILSLTNTLLAYSLTLPAMLTIDPWLTLAAIAPYPVMLTVVRLFGGRMMKQQRRQQEDLSGLSDLIQEDLSGIGAIKIYGQEASEQQAFSQRNSSYRNSAIGLARTRSTLFPLLEGLTAISLLLLLALGSGRLIDGNLTTGGLIALVIYVQQLVFPTALLGFTLNTFQTGQVSLERVEELLRRQPAILDGNDPITAEQPRRGRLEARGLRIRYEGSERDTLNGLDFCIEPGELVAVVGAVGCGKTTLARAFGRMVPVPDGQLFLDGVDINRLPLKDLRGDVAMVPQEGFLFTSTLADNLRYGEPNAGDDRVERAAERARLSDDVKGFPEGFSTIVGERGITLSGGQRQRTALGRALLVSAPVLVLDDALASVDNNTAAAILDSIRSQEGRTIVMISHQLSAAAACDRILVMDNGRIVQQGHHNDLITTAGIYRRLWERQQAAEQLEEMAS; encoded by the coding sequence ATGGCGGCCATGCGCCTGGACCTGATCGGCCGTTATCTACGCCCCCACCGCCGAACCGTCATCTTCGGTGCCATCGCCCTGGTGGTGGTCAATGTGCTCAGTGTCACCATCCCGATGGAGGTGCGAAGGGTCATCGATGAGCTTCAGGAGGGCTTTGCCTACGACAGCGTTCTCAGCCAAGCTGCTTGGATCGTGTTGCTGGCGACCACAATGGGAGCCGTGCGGTTGCTGTCCCGGCAGCTGGTGTTCGGTGTCGGCCGCCAGGTGGAGGTGAACCTCCGCCAGCGACTTTTCGATCACATGCTGCGGCAGGAACCGGCCTGGGTGCAGAGCACCGGCAGTGGGGATGTGATCAACCGCGCCACCAGCGATGTGGAGAACATCAGGCGGCTGCTTGGCTTCGCCATTCTCAGCCTAACCAACACTCTGCTGGCCTACAGCCTGACGCTGCCGGCCATGTTGACGATTGATCCCTGGCTGACCCTGGCTGCCATCGCGCCTTATCCGGTGATGCTCACGGTGGTGCGCCTGTTCGGCGGGCGAATGATGAAGCAACAGCGCCGTCAACAGGAGGACCTGTCCGGGTTGAGCGATCTGATCCAGGAGGACCTCTCCGGCATCGGAGCGATCAAGATCTACGGCCAGGAGGCATCTGAGCAGCAGGCATTTTCCCAACGCAACAGCAGCTACCGAAACAGCGCCATCGGCCTGGCACGGACCCGAAGCACGCTGTTCCCACTGCTGGAGGGCCTGACCGCCATCTCACTTCTGCTGCTTCTGGCCCTGGGCAGCGGCAGGCTCATCGACGGCAACCTGACCACCGGCGGTCTGATCGCGCTCGTCATTTATGTACAACAGTTGGTTTTCCCCACTGCACTCCTGGGCTTCACCCTCAACACATTCCAGACCGGGCAGGTGAGCCTGGAACGGGTGGAGGAACTGCTGCGACGCCAACCGGCGATCCTTGATGGGAACGATCCGATCACAGCGGAGCAGCCACGGCGTGGACGACTCGAAGCTCGGGGCCTGCGCATCCGTTACGAGGGTTCCGAGCGCGACACCTTGAACGGCCTCGATTTCTGCATTGAACCCGGCGAACTGGTGGCCGTGGTCGGTGCCGTGGGCTGCGGCAAGACAACGTTGGCCCGTGCCTTCGGCCGCATGGTGCCCGTCCCGGATGGCCAGTTGTTCCTGGATGGGGTGGACATCAACCGCTTGCCCTTAAAGGATCTGCGAGGCGATGTGGCCATGGTTCCCCAGGAAGGGTTTCTGTTCACCAGCACCCTTGCCGACAACCTGCGCTATGGAGAACCCAACGCCGGGGATGACCGGGTTGAACGCGCCGCCGAACGGGCGCGACTGTCGGACGACGTCAAGGGGTTCCCGGAAGGATTCAGCACGATCGTGGGCGAACGGGGCATCACGCTCAGCGGCGGACAACGTCAACGCACGGCCCTGGGGCGTGCCCTGCTGGTCTCCGCACCGGTGCTCGTTCTGGACGACGCCCTGGCCAGTGTCGACAACAACACCGCAGCCGCAATCCTTGATTCGATCCGATCCCAGGAGGGTCGCACCATCGTGATGATCAGTCACCAGCTGTCGGCCGCAGCTGCCTGTGACCGGATTCTGGTGATGGACAACGGTCGAATCGTGCAGCAGGGACACCACAACGACTTGATCACCACTGCCGGCATCTACCGAAGACTCTGGGAACGTCAGCAGGCCGCTGAACAACTTGAGGAGATGGCTTCCTGA
- a CDS encoding DUF3288 family protein, with product MSDSSSEPTQNHPLHGTDRDLIDRLLACDSPGNAERTELARLLIRYDGFPGADDLQQDMQRLLTLWSLSRDELNDQVRALWTQGYRPGAAASEAVGSGFDTSEASDN from the coding sequence ATGTCTGATTCCTCGTCTGAACCAACCCAGAACCATCCCCTCCATGGGACAGACCGTGATTTGATCGATCGTCTGCTGGCCTGTGATTCTCCCGGTAACGCTGAACGTACGGAGCTGGCTCGCCTGCTGATCCGTTACGACGGTTTTCCCGGTGCTGATGACCTGCAGCAGGACATGCAGCGTTTGCTGACCCTTTGGTCCCTGAGTCGGGACGAGCTCAATGACCAGGTGCGTGCGCTCTGGACCCAGGGATACCGCCCCGGAGCAGCAGCATCTGAGGCGGTGGGGTCCGGCTTCGACACGAGCGAAGCCAGTGACAACTGA
- the trpD gene encoding anthranilate phosphoribosyltransferase has translation MSPASTPWSGLLEQLLGGENLSAAQATDLMQAWLSESLTPVQTGAFLAGLRAKGMEAEELAAMAAVLRQACPLPCARPDRFLVDTCGTGGDGADTFNISTAVAFTAAACGVEVAKHGNRSASGKVGSADVLEGLGLNLKAPLQAVIDAIPAAGVTFLFAPAWHPALVNLAPLRRSLGVRTVFNLLGPLVNPLKPQAQVLGVARDDLLDPMAGALQRLGLERAVVVHGAGGLDEASLAGPNDLRLIEAGAIRSLQLRPEELGLSTANLEALKGGDLQRNQTILQQVLQGHGEPAQRDVVTLNTALVLWAAGVDTDLSSAAARAARTLDEGLPWTRLETLREHLAR, from the coding sequence ATGTCCCCTGCCTCTACCCCCTGGTCCGGTCTGCTGGAGCAGCTGCTTGGCGGTGAAAACCTTTCGGCTGCTCAGGCGACGGACCTGATGCAGGCCTGGCTGTCGGAGTCCCTGACGCCCGTGCAGACCGGTGCCTTTCTGGCCGGTCTCCGGGCCAAAGGGATGGAGGCCGAGGAGTTGGCGGCGATGGCGGCGGTGCTGCGACAGGCCTGTCCGCTGCCCTGTGCCCGCCCCGATCGTTTCCTCGTCGACACCTGCGGCACGGGTGGCGATGGTGCCGACACCTTCAACATTTCCACTGCCGTCGCCTTCACCGCAGCGGCCTGTGGTGTTGAGGTGGCGAAACATGGCAACCGCAGTGCCAGTGGCAAGGTCGGCTCCGCTGATGTGCTCGAGGGACTTGGCCTCAATCTCAAGGCTCCATTGCAAGCCGTCATCGATGCGATTCCAGCGGCCGGTGTCACCTTTCTGTTCGCCCCGGCCTGGCATCCAGCCCTGGTGAATCTGGCGCCGTTGCGTCGCAGTCTTGGCGTCCGCACGGTGTTCAACCTGCTTGGCCCTCTGGTCAATCCCTTGAAACCACAGGCCCAGGTGCTGGGGGTGGCCAGGGACGATCTGCTGGATCCCATGGCCGGAGCCCTCCAACGCCTTGGTCTGGAGCGGGCTGTGGTCGTCCACGGCGCCGGGGGACTGGATGAGGCATCGCTGGCAGGCCCCAATGACCTGCGCCTGATCGAAGCCGGTGCCATTCGTTCCCTTCAGCTCCGTCCCGAAGAACTGGGATTGTCCACGGCGAATCTTGAGGCTCTCAAAGGCGGAGATCTGCAGCGCAATCAGACGATCCTTCAACAGGTGCTGCAGGGCCATGGTGAACCGGCGCAGCGCGATGTGGTCACGCTGAACACGGCTCTGGTGCTGTGGGCTGCTGGGGTCGACACGGATCTCTCGTCTGCCGCTGCCCGCGCAGCCAGAACCCTGGATGAAGGCCTGCCTTGGACCCGTCTGGAGACCCTGCGCGAGCACCTGGCCCGCTGA
- the carA gene encoding glutamine-hydrolyzing carbamoyl-phosphate synthase small subunit has protein sequence MPLPSSRQAHLVLADGTVLTGEAFGHRGSVVGEVVFNTGMTGYQEVLTDPSYAGQLVTFTYPELGNTGVNGDDQEADLPHARGVIARQLAPQASNWRSSESLDGWMDRHGLVGICGVDTRALVRRLRDGGAINGVISSDGRSPAELLAEVRRAPSMEGLNLASQVSTPEPYQWSSPCRVGFDQRLKQRPDHPYRVVAIDFGIKRAILDRLVAHGCAVTVLPSDADLEMVLSHQPEGVFLSNGPGDPAAVDSGIDLARSLLDLPNMPLFGICLGHQILGLALGGRTFKLGFGHRGLNHPCGTSGQVEITSQNHGFALSSEALPETMVEVTHLNLNDRTVAAFQHRHQPVFGIQYHPEASPGPHDADHHFGRFVALMADRRG, from the coding sequence ATGCCCCTCCCTTCATCACGTCAGGCTCATCTCGTGCTGGCCGACGGCACCGTTCTCACCGGAGAAGCCTTCGGGCATCGCGGCTCCGTTGTGGGTGAGGTGGTCTTCAACACCGGCATGACTGGGTACCAGGAGGTCCTCACTGACCCGTCCTACGCAGGGCAGCTGGTCACGTTCACTTATCCCGAGCTGGGTAACACCGGTGTGAACGGGGATGACCAGGAGGCAGACCTGCCCCATGCCAGGGGGGTGATTGCGCGCCAGCTGGCCCCGCAAGCCAGCAACTGGCGCAGTTCTGAATCCCTCGACGGCTGGATGGATCGCCATGGACTGGTGGGCATCTGCGGTGTCGACACCCGCGCCCTGGTGCGTCGTCTTCGCGATGGCGGAGCCATCAATGGCGTGATCAGCAGTGATGGACGTTCGCCCGCTGAGCTGCTGGCCGAGGTCCGTCGTGCCCCGAGCATGGAGGGCCTCAATCTGGCCAGCCAGGTCAGCACCCCAGAGCCCTATCAATGGTCGTCGCCTTGCCGCGTCGGCTTTGATCAGCGCTTGAAACAGCGCCCCGACCATCCCTACCGGGTGGTTGCCATCGATTTCGGCATCAAGCGGGCGATCCTGGATCGGCTTGTCGCCCATGGCTGTGCCGTCACTGTTCTGCCATCGGATGCAGATCTGGAGATGGTGCTGTCCCATCAGCCGGAGGGCGTTTTTCTCTCCAATGGCCCAGGTGACCCCGCCGCGGTGGACAGTGGCATCGACCTGGCACGATCGCTGCTGGATCTCCCCAACATGCCTCTGTTTGGCATCTGTCTGGGCCATCAGATCCTGGGCCTGGCCCTGGGAGGGCGCACCTTCAAGCTCGGCTTCGGTCACCGCGGTTTGAATCATCCCTGCGGCACCAGCGGACAGGTGGAGATCACCAGCCAGAACCATGGCTTTGCCCTGTCCTCCGAGGCATTGCCGGAGACGATGGTCGAGGTGACCCACCTCAATCTCAATGACCGCACCGTTGCCGCGTTTCAACATCGCCATCAACCGGTGTTTGGGATCCAGTACCACCCGGAGGCCAGCCCGGGTCCCCACGATGCCGATCATCACTTCGGCCGTTTCGTTGCGTTGATGGCGGATCGGCGTGGCTGA
- a CDS encoding STAS domain-containing protein, with protein sequence MARLNGETGPISELQRLTVSLRGGFEQQNGCLVFHFTGQLDAYSEKQFMEYVVDVLKASTLPAVIDLSEIDFLDSSGLGALVQLAKQCTDAKRSFSLVGNSRVMQTVKLVRLEEFLHLAQDLPTALSNLAA encoded by the coding sequence GTGGCGAGATTGAATGGGGAGACTGGACCCATCAGCGAACTACAGCGACTGACGGTCTCTCTGCGCGGGGGCTTTGAACAGCAGAACGGCTGTCTGGTGTTTCATTTCACCGGACAGTTGGACGCCTACTCCGAGAAGCAGTTCATGGAGTACGTCGTCGACGTGCTGAAGGCCAGCACACTTCCTGCGGTGATCGACCTCAGCGAGATCGATTTCCTCGATTCCTCCGGCTTGGGTGCCCTTGTTCAGCTCGCCAAGCAGTGCACTGACGCCAAGCGGTCATTTTCCCTGGTGGGGAATTCTCGCGTCATGCAGACGGTGAAGCTGGTTCGGTTGGAAGAGTTTCTTCATCTGGCTCAGGATCTGCCGACGGCCCTCAGCAACCTGGCGGCTTGA
- a CDS encoding ribonuclease III domain-containing protein encodes MSEWIQGQTGGDDAADLGPLQLAWLGDAVWELHQRLRFCRSPGRADVLHRAVVAKVCAQAQAEALGQLDPVLSDQERDLVRRGRNRAGRGPKRSDAAVYGLATGFETMVGWLYLHDPARLAELFDHLDQAGTLSTSRTPRR; translated from the coding sequence TTGAGCGAGTGGATCCAGGGCCAGACCGGCGGCGATGATGCTGCTGATCTCGGCCCGCTGCAGCTGGCCTGGCTGGGGGACGCTGTCTGGGAGTTGCACCAGCGACTGCGTTTCTGTCGGTCTCCCGGTCGCGCAGATGTGCTGCACCGTGCCGTTGTTGCCAAAGTCTGTGCCCAGGCTCAGGCTGAGGCCCTTGGGCAGCTTGATCCAGTGTTGAGCGACCAGGAACGCGATCTCGTCCGTCGCGGCCGCAATCGGGCTGGGCGTGGACCCAAGCGATCCGATGCCGCGGTGTATGGACTGGCCACAGGGTTTGAGACAATGGTGGGCTGGCTGTATCTGCACGACCCAGCGCGCCTGGCGGAGCTTTTCGATCACCTGGATCAGGCCGGCACCCTCTCGACATCCCGAACACCTCGCCGATGA
- the rlmB gene encoding 23S rRNA (guanosine(2251)-2'-O)-methyltransferase RlmB: protein MSPRFERRPGGSSRTGRPGRSDRRRPDDDRREWNQEEPVRRRRIEDRPRGRSDDERRARPDRGDRGGRSRFMADRRPERPERREGRRDDQRRDERSYGRRDDAQGDRRGDRRPSFQRERSRLPFRDRPQRRPEGEAAAATPPADDLVWGRHAALAALEAGRPIHRIWCTPEMRSAAKFLQLLRDAKASGVLVEEVTWARLGQITGGSVHQGIALQTAAADTIDLESLIDGCSDLGEPPLLLALDGVTDPHNLGAVVRSAEAMGAHGVVLPQRRSAGLTGSAAKVAAGALEHLPVARVVNLNRSLEKLKDAGYRVIGLAGEGDVTLPDVDLSGPLVLVTGSEDQGLSLLTRRHCDQLVRIPLRGVTPSLNASVATALCVYEVARRNWMKDIHGQAPSPPIQRARMAGQRDDDMPEQPVETAPPEERIELELERRDRDAGLEFDQSIQLSP from the coding sequence ATGAGCCCTCGCTTTGAACGCCGTCCCGGCGGTTCGTCCAGGACTGGACGACCGGGGCGCAGCGACCGACGTCGTCCTGATGATGATCGCCGCGAGTGGAACCAGGAGGAGCCGGTCCGGAGACGGCGCATAGAAGACCGTCCTCGGGGGCGCTCCGACGACGAGCGGCGAGCCCGTCCCGATCGCGGAGACCGTGGTGGCCGTTCACGGTTCATGGCCGACAGGCGTCCTGAACGACCTGAGCGCAGGGAGGGGCGTCGGGACGATCAACGTCGTGACGAGCGGTCCTATGGACGTCGTGATGATGCTCAGGGCGACCGGCGCGGTGATCGGCGGCCTTCGTTTCAAAGGGAGCGTTCGCGTCTCCCGTTCCGGGATCGTCCTCAGCGCAGACCAGAGGGCGAGGCTGCTGCTGCCACACCGCCAGCGGATGATCTGGTCTGGGGACGCCATGCCGCACTCGCGGCGCTGGAAGCCGGGAGACCGATTCATCGCATCTGGTGCACTCCTGAGATGCGCAGCGCCGCCAAGTTCCTGCAGTTGCTTCGCGATGCCAAGGCTTCCGGCGTGCTGGTGGAGGAGGTCACGTGGGCTCGTCTGGGGCAGATCACCGGAGGTTCGGTGCACCAGGGCATTGCGCTGCAGACAGCAGCTGCAGACACAATCGATCTGGAGAGCTTGATTGACGGTTGTTCCGATCTGGGGGAACCGCCCTTGCTGCTGGCTCTGGATGGCGTCACGGATCCCCACAACCTGGGCGCGGTGGTCCGCTCGGCTGAGGCGATGGGGGCCCATGGTGTGGTGTTGCCCCAGCGACGCAGCGCTGGCCTGACGGGTTCGGCGGCAAAGGTGGCTGCTGGTGCCCTCGAACACCTGCCGGTGGCGCGGGTGGTCAACCTCAACCGCTCCCTTGAGAAGCTGAAGGATGCCGGCTATCGCGTGATCGGCCTGGCGGGAGAGGGCGATGTGACCTTGCCCGATGTGGATCTCAGCGGGCCTCTGGTGCTGGTGACCGGTTCCGAGGATCAAGGGCTGTCCCTGCTGACACGCCGACACTGCGACCAGTTGGTGAGGATTCCGCTGCGGGGGGTGACGCCAAGCCTGAATGCATCGGTGGCCACAGCGCTATGCGTCTACGAGGTGGCCCGCCGCAACTGGATGAAGGACATTCATGGTCAGGCTCCATCGCCGCCGATTCAGAGGGCGCGGATGGCTGGCCAGCGCGATGATGACATGCCTGAGCAGCCCGTTGAAACGGCGCCTCCCGAGGAGCGCATCGAACTGGAACTTGAACGCCGTGATCGCGATGCAGGTTTGGAGTTTGATCAGAGCATCCAGCTTTCTCCCTGA
- a CDS encoding DUF1816 domain-containing protein: MSPLIRPLRSLANGVGLAWWARVETTGPDVTYWFGPFLTRNGLESELATFIEDVGSEQPQSMRHTLLRTRRREPLTIAAEG, encoded by the coding sequence ATGAGCCCTCTGATCCGGCCGCTGCGCAGCCTCGCCAATGGTGTCGGTCTGGCTTGGTGGGCCCGCGTCGAGACCACCGGGCCCGATGTGACCTACTGGTTCGGCCCTTTCCTCACCCGCAATGGCCTGGAGAGTGAGCTCGCCACCTTCATCGAGGATGTGGGCTCCGAGCAGCCTCAGTCCATGCGCCACACCTTGCTGCGGACGCGCCGTCGCGAGCCATTGACCATCGCTGCCGAGGGTTGA
- the gatA gene encoding Asp-tRNA(Asn)/Glu-tRNA(Gln) amidotransferase subunit GatA → MTISAWRQQLQAGEVSSRELVDEHLQRLERSEPSLNAFVQVTADRARAEADRVDQARAAGEDLGPLAGLPLAIKDNLCTRGVRTTCSSRMLEQFVPPYESTVTDRLWTAGAVLVGKTNLDEFAMGGSTETSAFGATKNPWNIGHVPGGSSGGSAAAVASGSCVASLGSDTGGSIRQPASFCGVVGLKPTYGRVSRWGLVAFASSLDQVGPFAGSVADAAELLQVIAGHDARDSTCLKADVPDYTGGLNTSIKGLKVGIIRECFDAEGLDPEVKASVQASAAQLEALGAELVDVSCPRFNDGIATYYVIAPSEASANLARYDGVKYGFRADDAESLAGMTSRSRAEGFGAEVQRRILIGTYALSAGYVDAYYKKAQQVRTLIRRDFDSAFQQVDVLFTPTAPSTAFKTGAHADDPLAMYLADLLTIPVNLAGLPAISVPCGFSAAGLPIGMQLIGNVLDEPRLLQVAHQYEQAADVFAQRPEAVLVP, encoded by the coding sequence ATGACGATCAGCGCGTGGCGTCAGCAACTGCAGGCCGGTGAAGTCTCCTCCAGGGAACTGGTGGATGAGCATCTCCAGCGGTTGGAGCGGTCAGAGCCATCCCTGAATGCCTTCGTGCAGGTGACGGCTGATCGGGCTCGCGCCGAGGCCGATCGTGTCGATCAGGCCCGTGCCGCAGGGGAAGACCTCGGTCCTCTGGCGGGTCTGCCGTTGGCAATCAAGGACAACCTCTGCACCCGTGGTGTTCGCACCACCTGCTCGAGCCGCATGCTTGAACAGTTCGTGCCTCCCTATGAGTCGACCGTGACCGATCGGCTGTGGACTGCCGGAGCCGTGTTGGTCGGCAAGACCAATCTGGATGAATTCGCCATGGGGGGGTCCACCGAGACATCGGCGTTTGGTGCTACCAAAAACCCCTGGAACATCGGCCATGTTCCCGGCGGCAGCTCCGGCGGCAGTGCGGCCGCCGTGGCTTCCGGCAGCTGTGTGGCCTCACTCGGTTCGGATACGGGCGGCTCGATCCGCCAACCGGCTTCCTTCTGCGGTGTTGTGGGGTTGAAGCCCACCTACGGCAGGGTCAGCCGTTGGGGGCTTGTTGCCTTTGCCAGTTCCCTGGATCAGGTCGGACCTTTCGCCGGGTCTGTGGCGGATGCGGCCGAGCTGCTTCAGGTGATCGCCGGCCATGATGCGCGCGATTCCACTTGTTTGAAAGCGGACGTTCCCGATTACACCGGGGGCCTGAACACATCCATCAAGGGATTGAAGGTCGGCATCATCCGCGAATGTTTTGACGCCGAAGGGCTTGATCCCGAAGTGAAGGCCTCCGTACAGGCTTCCGCTGCCCAGCTGGAGGCTCTCGGCGCTGAACTGGTGGATGTGAGCTGCCCGCGCTTCAACGACGGCATCGCCACGTACTACGTCATCGCGCCGTCGGAAGCCTCCGCCAATCTGGCCCGTTACGACGGCGTCAAATATGGCTTCCGGGCTGACGATGCCGAAAGCCTGGCGGGCATGACCTCCCGCAGTCGCGCCGAAGGTTTCGGAGCCGAGGTGCAGCGCCGGATTCTGATCGGCACCTATGCCCTCTCCGCCGGTTACGTGGATGCCTACTACAAAAAGGCTCAGCAGGTCCGTACCCTGATTCGTCGCGACTTCGATTCGGCGTTCCAGCAGGTGGATGTTCTGTTTACACCAACAGCTCCATCCACAGCGTTCAAGACCGGCGCCCATGCCGATGACCCGCTGGCCATGTATCTGGCTGACCTGCTCACCATCCCTGTGAACCTGGCTGGGCTCCCGGCGATCAGCGTTCCCTGTGGATTCAGTGCTGCGGGGCTGCCGATCGGGATGCAGCTGATCGGCAATGTGCTCGATGAGCCGCGACTGCTGCAGGTGGCGCATCAGTACGAACAGGCTGCAGACGTCTTCGCGCAGCGCCCAGAAGCTGTTCTTGTGCCCTGA